In Brevibacillus brevis NBRC 100599, a single genomic region encodes these proteins:
- a CDS encoding MFS transporter: MKFHLFANPNFSLFLFRHSTSEFGTICLSVAFALYILALTGSAGKFASILALGVIPQILFGPFAGVWADRLDKRKLLCSIDLIYGIFLLSLFFFSLFQPIKETIIYVAVLFFSVCNLLAVPAYTTLLQHVVKKTELTDAIALDSTIVESVRVLAPLIGTLLYTMSGIGAVFLLNAILSLSSAASTYFMRLPSIPRASSSSSIIKELQEGLQIFTTDLRISSLVLNGLFTHIFLFPFVMIGFPYMIKQVFGGSDIDFGLVESAQTMGSVCSIIGVILLKKRFSVSNSIGIGLIGIVAAVFPLLLLGSNSFLQLLQTSPFAVVLFYSLVSYFLFSMFNIYGVFFRTFYQQTIESHMLGRFISVMVMLFAVGRLIGFQLYGALFDSIELVYAAFVLGVGMLAKIFIHIPFMRIEKRRRASCPNSTQKMNDGL, translated from the coding sequence ATGAAATTTCATTTGTTTGCCAACCCGAATTTCTCATTGTTTTTGTTTCGCCATTCTACCAGCGAGTTTGGTACGATCTGCCTAAGCGTTGCCTTTGCCCTGTACATCCTGGCACTCACAGGATCAGCAGGAAAATTTGCTTCCATACTGGCGCTGGGGGTAATCCCGCAAATCCTGTTCGGTCCATTTGCAGGTGTATGGGCTGACCGACTGGACAAGCGAAAGCTGCTTTGCAGCATCGATCTCATTTACGGTATTTTTCTGCTTTCGCTGTTCTTTTTCTCGCTGTTTCAGCCCATCAAAGAGACGATAATTTATGTGGCCGTTCTATTTTTTTCTGTATGCAATCTACTGGCAGTTCCCGCGTATACTACACTCTTGCAGCATGTGGTGAAGAAAACAGAATTGACTGACGCTATCGCTCTGGATAGTACTATCGTGGAGAGCGTTCGTGTCCTCGCTCCACTCATTGGCACACTACTGTATACTATGAGCGGAATTGGAGCCGTCTTTTTACTAAACGCGATACTTTCCTTGAGCTCAGCAGCATCCACGTATTTCATGAGGCTTCCTTCGATTCCAAGAGCATCCAGTTCTTCTTCGATTATAAAGGAACTACAGGAAGGTTTACAGATTTTCACCACGGATCTTCGAATTAGTTCACTTGTACTAAACGGTCTATTTACCCATATCTTTCTCTTTCCTTTTGTCATGATTGGCTTCCCGTACATGATCAAACAGGTATTTGGTGGATCGGACATCGATTTCGGACTGGTCGAAAGTGCACAAACTATGGGCTCCGTCTGCTCGATTATTGGGGTGATCCTTTTAAAGAAACGCTTTTCCGTCTCCAATAGTATTGGTATCGGTCTGATCGGGATCGTTGCAGCGGTCTTTCCCCTCCTGCTCTTGGGCAGTAATTCTTTTTTACAGCTCTTGCAAACCTCTCCGTTTGCCGTAGTCCTATTTTATTCATTGGTAAGCTATTTTCTGTTTTCCATGTTCAATATCTACGGTGTATTTTTCCGTACCTTCTATCAGCAAACCATCGAATCACATATGCTGGGACGATTTATTTCCGTCATGGTTATGCTGTTTGCTGTGGGTAGGCTGATCGGTTTTCAACTATACGGAGCGCTGTTTGACTCAATTGAATTGGTTTATGCAGCATTTGTTTTGGGCGTAGGCATGCTGGCTAAAATCTTCATTCACATCCCTTTTATGCGCATAGAAAAAAGGAGGCGCGCCTCTTGCCCCAACTCAACACAGAAAATGAATGACGGTTTATAA
- a CDS encoding helix-turn-helix domain-containing protein, with the protein MMSQITKPLSLKNVNSAITIYQIEAGGSDELHQHDSFFQISMLLQGNPLVQCEQQFRKLAGRQRLVASPGCQHRHFSEAEAMRLLLFFISPSLLESVYADKMEAVSGPIEFVPWSEDETDGFQRIAETVCTQMITQQVEKLALEQLEWELATLLLTVQEGSHTQKWRGKHLAPYSAIPASIHPVLKRVTDFIQDDVTVDCSLDTLAGVAGISKFHLIRLFREQIGRTPAQYVTDQRVTRAAWLLRNSKLAVTVIAFEVGFGSVSTFERAFRKKYSVSPLDYRNSM; encoded by the coding sequence ATGATGAGCCAGATTACCAAGCCGTTATCCTTGAAGAATGTGAATAGCGCTATTACCATCTATCAGATAGAGGCAGGCGGCTCTGATGAGCTACATCAGCATGATAGTTTTTTTCAAATCAGCATGTTGCTTCAGGGCAATCCGCTGGTGCAATGTGAACAGCAATTTCGCAAGTTGGCTGGACGTCAGCGTCTGGTTGCATCACCTGGGTGTCAGCACCGTCATTTTTCTGAAGCTGAGGCTATGCGGTTGTTGCTCTTCTTTATCAGCCCAAGCCTTCTGGAGAGCGTCTATGCTGACAAAATGGAAGCTGTTAGCGGACCGATTGAATTTGTCCCATGGTCGGAGGATGAAACGGATGGTTTTCAAAGAATCGCGGAAACAGTCTGTACACAAATGATTACTCAGCAGGTGGAAAAGCTTGCGCTTGAACAGCTAGAATGGGAGTTGGCCACCTTGTTGTTAACAGTGCAGGAAGGATCGCACACGCAAAAATGGCGGGGCAAGCATCTAGCCCCTTATTCCGCCATCCCTGCATCGATCCATCCAGTCCTGAAAAGGGTGACTGATTTCATTCAGGATGATGTAACCGTAGATTGTTCACTGGATACACTGGCGGGGGTTGCGGGTATCAGCAAATTTCATCTGATTCGTCTATTCCGTGAGCAGATTGGTCGCACCCCGGCGCAATATGTGACAGATCAACGTGTAACCCGGGCGGCCTGGTTGCTCCGAAACAGTAAGCTCGCCGTTACGGTCATCGCCTTTGAAGTGGGCTTTGGCAGTGTAAGCACATTTGAGAGGGCATTTAGAAAAAAATATAGTGTAAGTCCGCTCGATTACCGCAATAGCATGTAG
- a CDS encoding metalloregulator ArsR/SmtB family transcription factor, whose product MQLDQLVTFYKALGDPTRIRILAILANGPLHGQALAGKLGVTPPTITHHMAKLREAGVVYERRDKNTIYFYLHEANVKRQSQAIVNVMEKAKDTSVEELFAEDTLHVQRRHQMAAEKMQVIRSFITPDGKLKQIPSQRKKKLIVFEYMVRGLEKGRKYKEPEINEYIRQFHEDYATIRREFIMNHYMYREEGIYELNPEEMWAKAEDLQ is encoded by the coding sequence TTGCAATTAGACCAACTCGTCACCTTTTACAAAGCACTCGGAGACCCCACGCGCATACGCATTCTCGCAATATTGGCAAACGGCCCCCTACATGGACAGGCGTTGGCAGGCAAGCTCGGCGTGACACCTCCGACCATCACACATCATATGGCAAAGCTTCGAGAAGCAGGTGTTGTTTACGAACGTCGTGATAAAAACACCATTTACTTTTACCTGCATGAAGCCAATGTAAAACGACAGTCGCAGGCTATCGTGAATGTCATGGAAAAAGCAAAGGATACGTCAGTAGAGGAGTTATTTGCAGAAGACACCTTACATGTTCAGAGGAGGCACCAGATGGCAGCCGAAAAAATGCAGGTTATTCGCAGCTTCATTACTCCAGATGGCAAGCTGAAACAAATCCCGTCCCAGCGTAAGAAAAAGCTGATCGTCTTTGAATACATGGTGCGCGGTTTAGAAAAAGGGCGCAAGTACAAAGAACCGGAGATCAACGAGTATATCCGTCAGTTCCATGAGGATTACGCAACGATTCGCCGGGAATTCATTATGAATCATTATATGTATCGGGAAGAGGGGATCTACGAGCTGAACCCAGAGGAAATGTGGGCAAAAGCCGAAGACCTGCAATAA
- a CDS encoding YtpI family protein has protein sequence MWSAFYMTGVLASLVASVYYSIHARRRGIHPLESRMLLGKMNVSLGILVSLFGINQFTFDSLDTLRIVVALIMLIVGVMNLFLGTRNYFRYRTAWQAELKKGV, from the coding sequence ATGTGGTCTGCCTTTTACATGACCGGTGTTCTCGCCTCCCTAGTAGCCAGTGTCTACTATAGTATCCATGCGCGCAGGCGAGGCATCCATCCGCTTGAATCCCGTATGTTGCTGGGGAAAATGAATGTGTCATTGGGGATACTCGTCTCTTTGTTCGGTATCAATCAGTTTACTTTTGATTCTCTCGATACGCTCCGCATTGTCGTTGCGTTGATCATGCTGATTGTAGGGGTTATGAATTTATTTTTGGGAACTCGCAATTATTTCCGTTATCGTACGGCTTGGCAGGCAGAATTGAAAAAAGGGGTATAA